The following coding sequences are from one uncultured Desulfobacter sp. window:
- the hisG gene encoding ATP phosphoribosyltransferase yields the protein MEKKLKLGIPKGSLQNATINLFRRSGWKINVEGRSYFPDIDDDTIECALCRAQEMSINVESGIIDAGLTGLDWVAEHESDVHVVTDLVYSKVSSRPARWVIAVAGDSEINSLEDLEGKTISTELVKFTKRFFESRNINVNVKFSWGATEAKIVSGLADAIVEITETESTIRAHNLKVIHEIMKTNTQLIANKTAWQDPVKREKIEQIAMLLQAALVAEKLVMLKMNVPESKIADVVDLLPSLNAPTVASLYQSDWFSVETVVENSVVRDLIPQLLKAGAEGIIECALNKVI from the coding sequence ATGGAGAAAAAATTGAAACTGGGCATTCCCAAAGGAAGCCTGCAGAATGCCACCATCAACCTGTTCAGACGTTCGGGATGGAAAATCAACGTTGAAGGCAGAAGCTACTTCCCGGACATTGACGATGATACCATTGAATGCGCCCTGTGCCGGGCCCAGGAGATGTCCATCAATGTGGAATCCGGCATCATTGACGCAGGCCTGACCGGTCTTGACTGGGTGGCCGAGCACGAGTCTGACGTCCACGTCGTGACCGATCTAGTTTATTCAAAGGTATCTTCCCGCCCGGCCCGGTGGGTGATTGCCGTGGCAGGAGACTCCGAAATAAACAGCCTTGAGGACCTGGAAGGCAAAACCATCTCCACCGAACTTGTAAAATTTACAAAACGCTTTTTTGAATCCCGTAACATTAATGTCAATGTGAAGTTTTCCTGGGGCGCCACGGAAGCCAAAATCGTATCCGGCCTGGCCGATGCCATTGTGGAAATCACCGAGACCGAAAGCACGATCCGGGCGCATAATTTAAAAGTGATCCACGAGATCATGAAAACCAACACCCAGCTCATTGCCAATAAAACAGCTTGGCAGGATCCGGTGAAGCGGGAAAAAATCGAGCAGATTGCCATGTTGCTCCAGGCAGCACTTGTGGCGGAAAAGCTTGTGATGCTTAAAATGAATGTCCCTGAATCTAAAATTGCGGATGTGGTGGACCTTCTGCCAAGCCTCAACGCTCCCACCGTGGCCTCCCTGTACCAGTCCGACTGGTTCTCCGTAGAGACCGTGGTTGAAAACAGTGTGGTCCGGGATCTGATCCCCCAACTGTTGAAGGCCGGTGCCGAAGGTATCATTGAATGCGCATTGAATAAGGTGATCTGA
- the hisI gene encoding phosphoribosyl-AMP cyclohydrolase, translated as MPELDFEKTGGLIPAIAQDAETGEVLMMAYMNKAAFEETLACGNAVYYSRSRNKLWKKGETSGHVQQVKEIRVDCDNDTVLLKVTQIGGAACHKGYKSCFYRVVENNEFKIVEQRVFDPEKVYK; from the coding sequence ATGCCGGAACTTGATTTTGAAAAAACCGGCGGGCTGATCCCCGCCATTGCCCAGGACGCGGAGACAGGTGAGGTGCTGATGATGGCCTATATGAACAAAGCGGCCTTTGAAGAGACACTTGCCTGCGGCAATGCCGTCTATTACAGCCGGTCCAGGAATAAATTATGGAAAAAGGGAGAAACCTCGGGACACGTTCAACAGGTCAAGGAGATCCGGGTGGACTGTGACAATGACACTGTGCTTCTCAAGGTGACCCAGATCGGCGGTGCCGCCTGCCACAAAGGGTATAAAAGCTGTTTTTACCGAGTAGTTGAAAACAATGAATTTAAAATAGTTGAACAGCGGGTCTTTGACCCGGAAAAGGTGTACAAGTAA
- a CDS encoding ATP-binding cassette domain-containing protein codes for MKKVATNHATDTNLLIFSIDRLMGKYPYLKDFFSALEIDPGPGQTTLATRIESIAPDHLSKFGMDHKSLSTQVLEFIAKMEQCRHKSHGTLDHLVIEAGSDKNGHPEAMGITLLPGEVVSVVGPTGSGKSQLLSDIECLAQGDTPSGRKVLPDGKPMDAQSRFSGEFRLVAQLSQNMNFVMDLTVEAFLQMHAESRLINTIPEKIEQIYQSAVMLAGEPFSLDTAITSLSGGQSRALMIADVAYLSASPVVLIDEIENAGIDRVKAISLLLNKEKIVLIATHDPLLALSCDRRIVIKNGGIADVVKTLATEKNSAVCLADLDKKLGLLRERVRKGEHLIFDQKYFFDHS; via the coding sequence ATGAAAAAAGTAGCCACAAACCACGCCACAGATACAAATCTCTTGATTTTCAGCATAGACCGGCTGATGGGAAAATATCCATATTTAAAGGATTTTTTCAGCGCCCTTGAGATTGATCCCGGCCCGGGACAAACGACTCTGGCCACGCGCATTGAAAGCATCGCCCCGGACCATCTGTCCAAATTCGGCATGGACCACAAATCCCTGTCCACCCAGGTTCTGGAATTCATCGCTAAGATGGAGCAGTGCCGCCACAAAAGCCATGGCACCCTTGACCATCTGGTCATAGAGGCCGGGTCTGATAAAAACGGACATCCCGAAGCCATGGGCATTACCCTGTTGCCCGGCGAGGTGGTCAGCGTGGTGGGCCCCACAGGTTCGGGCAAAAGCCAGCTTCTTTCGGACATTGAGTGCCTGGCCCAGGGGGACACCCCTTCGGGCCGAAAGGTGCTGCCGGACGGCAAACCCATGGATGCACAGTCGCGTTTCTCGGGGGAATTCAGGCTGGTGGCCCAACTTTCCCAGAACATGAATTTTGTCATGGATCTGACCGTAGAGGCATTTTTACAGATGCATGCCGAAAGCCGCCTCATTAATACTATTCCTGAAAAAATAGAACAGATATACCAATCTGCCGTCATGCTTGCCGGCGAGCCCTTTTCCCTGGACACGGCCATCACCTCCCTGTCCGGGGGCCAGTCCCGGGCGCTGATGATCGCCGATGTGGCCTACTTGAGCGCATCCCCCGTGGTGTTGATCGATGAAATTGAAAACGCAGGAATCGACCGCGTCAAAGCGATTTCCCTGCTGCTCAACAAGGAAAAAATTGTCCTGATTGCCACCCATGACCCCTTACTGGCGCTTTCCTGTGACCGGCGCATCGTGATAAAAAACGGAGGGATTGCCGACGTGGTCAAAACCCTGGCAACGGAAAAAAACAGTGCCGTCTGCCTGGCCGATCTGGATAAAAAACTGGGCCTTTTGCGGGAACGGGTTCGAAAGGGCGAACACCTCATCTTCGATCAAAAGTATTTCTTCGACCATTCTTGA
- a CDS encoding GTP-binding protein, whose protein sequence is MNQTLTKTDPTIRLVTVAGPPSSGKTSLILHTAAVLLEQGLRIGIIKFDCLTGDDYKRYERAGLPVQKGLAGGLCPDHFFIANIEACVQWGIGQGFDMLISESAGLCNRCSPHIKGILAVCVVDHLSGVHTPRKIGPMLKNADLVVLTKGDIVSQAEREVFAFRVRQANAKAAVLPVNGLTGQGSLLCAGHFKTAASIETLNNMRLRFTMPAALCSYCLGETKIGPDSQIGNVKTMDFT, encoded by the coding sequence ATGAACCAGACCTTAACAAAAACGGATCCGACCATCAGACTGGTAACGGTGGCCGGACCGCCTTCAAGCGGAAAAACCTCTTTGATTCTGCACACCGCCGCAGTGCTTTTAGAACAAGGGCTTCGCATCGGTATCATCAAGTTTGACTGCCTCACCGGGGATGACTACAAAAGATATGAGCGGGCGGGTTTGCCTGTGCAAAAAGGATTGGCCGGCGGGCTGTGTCCGGATCATTTCTTCATTGCCAATATCGAAGCCTGCGTGCAATGGGGTATCGGCCAAGGCTTTGACATGCTGATCAGTGAAAGCGCTGGGCTTTGTAACCGCTGCTCGCCCCACATTAAAGGGATTCTGGCCGTTTGTGTCGTTGATCATTTAAGCGGTGTACACACCCCCAGGAAAATCGGCCCCATGCTGAAAAACGCCGACCTTGTGGTGCTGACCAAGGGAGACATTGTCTCCCAGGCTGAACGGGAAGTTTTCGCCTTTCGTGTCCGCCAGGCCAATGCAAAGGCCGCAGTTCTGCCGGTCAATGGACTGACAGGACAAGGTTCTTTGCTGTGTGCAGGGCACTTTAAAACAGCCGCGTCCATTGAAACATTAAATAACATGCGTCTGCGATTTACCATGCCCGCCGCCCTGTGCTCCTACTGCTTAGGGGAGACCAAAATCGGACCGGACAGTCAGATCGGCAATGTCAAAACCATGGATTTTACGTGA